In a genomic window of Microterricola viridarii:
- a CDS encoding HIT family protein: protein MTDPGAPAGAVPVENSSEFAAAPDAFQRLWTPHRMVYIQGGQQPAEHECPFCVAPKLDDEKSLIVARGTHAYALLNLYPYNSGHLLVCPYRHIATYDQATPEEVAEIGELTQIAMRVITEVSHCDGFNLGMNQGKVAGAGIAAHLHQHIVPRWETDANFFPIIAGTKALPRLLGDVRQEIAEAWPKA, encoded by the coding sequence ATGACGGATCCAGGGGCGCCGGCCGGCGCGGTACCGGTGGAGAACTCCAGCGAGTTCGCCGCCGCGCCCGATGCCTTCCAGCGCCTCTGGACCCCGCACCGCATGGTGTACATCCAGGGTGGGCAGCAGCCGGCCGAGCACGAGTGCCCGTTCTGCGTCGCGCCGAAGCTGGACGATGAGAAGTCGCTGATCGTCGCCCGCGGCACCCACGCCTACGCGCTGCTCAACCTCTACCCGTACAACAGTGGCCACCTGCTGGTCTGCCCGTACCGCCACATCGCGACGTACGACCAGGCCACGCCGGAGGAGGTCGCCGAGATCGGCGAGCTCACCCAGATCGCCATGCGGGTCATCACCGAGGTCTCGCACTGCGACGGCTTCAACCTCGGCATGAACCAGGGCAAGGTCGCCGGCGCCGGCATCGCGGCCCACCTGCACCAGCACATCGTGCCGCGCTGGGAGACCGACGCGAACTTCTTCCCCATCATCGCCGGCACCAAGGCGCTGCCGCGCCTGCTCGGCGACGTCCGCCAGGAGATCGCGGAGGCGTGGCCGAAGGCCTGA